One genomic segment of Mesoterricola silvestris includes these proteins:
- a CDS encoding uroporphyrinogen-III synthase, which translates to MSRAVAAAGWEPVPYHVTAMEATGAPAPHPRPDGVIVLSPTAARLARIPPGVPCLAQGAATARALEGREVLTSALPQAEGLVQLLKDRFPGGGTFLLARAERSREHLEDALRGTVWSVLPWITHREVPLDPPPAPPALDAVLALSPLQAEVLGPLSGDRLRLAWGERTDRAFAQVGYPSHGWCVPQLPALQQLLSSRG; encoded by the coding sequence ATGAGCCGGGCCGTTGCGGCCGCAGGCTGGGAACCCGTCCCCTACCATGTCACCGCCATGGAGGCCACGGGCGCCCCCGCTCCGCATCCGCGCCCCGACGGCGTCATCGTCCTCAGCCCCACCGCGGCCCGCCTCGCCCGGATCCCCCCGGGGGTGCCCTGCCTGGCCCAGGGGGCCGCCACCGCCCGGGCCCTGGAGGGCCGCGAGGTGCTCACCAGCGCCCTCCCCCAGGCCGAAGGCCTCGTGCAGCTGCTCAAGGACCGCTTCCCCGGGGGCGGGACCTTCCTCCTGGCCCGGGCCGAACGGAGCCGGGAGCACCTGGAGGACGCCCTCCGGGGCACGGTGTGGTCGGTGCTGCCCTGGATCACCCACCGGGAAGTGCCCCTGGACCCCCCGCCGGCCCCGCCCGCCCTGGACGCCGTCCTGGCCCTGAGCCCCCTGCAGGCCGAAGTGCTGGGCCCCCTCTCCGGGGACCGCCTGCGCCTGGCCTGGGGTGAACGAACGGACCGGGCTTTCGCCCAAGTGGGATATCCTTCCCATGGCTGGTGCGTGCCCCAGCTTCCCGCCCTGCAGCAACTCCTGTCTTCACGAGGTTGA
- the hemC gene encoding hydroxymethylbilane synthase — MKITLGTRGSLLAVQQSEDLVAHLRAAGHEILWKRFTTHGDQWLAGPLGKEEGAGFFTKELEDALLSKDVDLLIHSFKDVALDRPAGIVTACVPRREDSADWLVMRPDAPENPVIGTSSERRLRFLSQALPKATFTWIRGNVPTRLQRVKDGVLRDAPLHGTVLAAAGLRRLGLDLTGLTVRPFGPRELLPAPAQGALLAECRAEDTAILEALKDFHHPLTRTCVTLERGVLRGIGGGCQQPLGALCTQEPGGFHLQAAFAGPDGIRWAESRGTDEDALVAEVLRGLGL, encoded by the coding sequence ATGAAAATCACACTGGGCACCCGGGGATCCCTCCTCGCCGTGCAGCAATCGGAAGACCTGGTGGCCCATCTGCGGGCGGCCGGACATGAAATCCTCTGGAAGCGCTTCACCACCCACGGCGATCAGTGGCTCGCCGGCCCCCTGGGCAAGGAGGAGGGCGCGGGCTTCTTCACCAAGGAACTGGAGGACGCCCTCCTGTCCAAGGACGTGGACCTGCTCATCCATTCCTTCAAGGACGTGGCCCTGGACCGCCCCGCGGGCATCGTCACGGCCTGCGTGCCCCGGCGGGAGGATTCCGCCGACTGGCTCGTCATGCGGCCCGACGCGCCGGAGAACCCGGTCATCGGCACCAGTTCCGAACGGCGCCTGAGGTTCCTCTCCCAGGCCCTGCCCAAGGCCACCTTCACCTGGATCCGCGGCAACGTGCCCACCCGGCTCCAGCGGGTGAAGGACGGCGTGCTGCGGGACGCGCCCCTGCACGGCACCGTGCTGGCCGCCGCCGGCCTGCGCCGCCTGGGCCTGGATCTCACGGGCCTCACGGTGCGGCCCTTCGGGCCCCGGGAGCTGCTCCCGGCCCCGGCCCAGGGCGCCCTCCTGGCGGAATGCCGGGCGGAGGACACGGCCATCCTCGAGGCCCTCAAGGATTTCCACCACCCCCTCACCCGCACCTGCGTGACCCTCGAACGGGGCGTCCTGCGGGGCATCGGCGGCGGCTGCCAGCAGCCCCTGGGCGCCCTCTGCACCCAGGAGCCCGGCGGCTTCCATCTCCAGGCGGCCTTCGCGGGCCCCGACGGCATCCGCTGGGCCGAATCCCGCGGCACGGATGAGGATGCCCTCGTCGCCGAGGTCCTCCGGGGGCTGGGGCTGTGA
- a CDS encoding glutamyl-tRNA reductase, whose amino-acid sequence MRAHLADHLLMWRRISDACELVYLATCQRVIFMFWGGDGTTLGFDPDIECFQGEAAWRHLLEVATGLNSANLGDREIVGQMKQALQTAKETRTAGHEAQAAFEDILREAQRLRTRIGLDDGSASVATAALRHLETTLAPNAKVAIVGVGPMSRYLAQRLPERGFQITMSNRTLAKAEAFGLPLVPLAQLQMDPEGFDAVVTATASSAPLFTKGNWERLDRPPVKLVDLALPYDTEPEMDDIPWVTRVDLSTFLAETEGGRMKRREAAVHAEPFIVGAVERLRRRADARIQKHANRTAADRLTDAWEAMEAEAVAPGSVLAGLDPAQMEALEALLKRGRTLAFRALNLQREPALEGR is encoded by the coding sequence GTGCGGGCGCATCTGGCTGATCACCTGCTCATGTGGCGGCGCATCTCCGACGCCTGCGAGCTGGTCTACCTCGCCACCTGCCAGCGGGTCATCTTCATGTTCTGGGGCGGGGACGGCACCACCCTGGGCTTCGACCCGGACATCGAATGCTTCCAGGGGGAGGCCGCCTGGCGGCACCTGCTGGAAGTGGCCACCGGCCTCAACAGCGCCAATCTGGGCGACCGGGAGATCGTGGGCCAGATGAAGCAGGCCCTGCAGACGGCCAAGGAGACCCGCACCGCGGGCCACGAGGCCCAGGCGGCCTTCGAGGACATCCTGCGGGAGGCCCAGCGCCTGCGCACCCGCATCGGCCTGGACGACGGCAGCGCCAGCGTGGCCACGGCCGCCCTGCGCCACCTGGAGACGACCCTGGCCCCCAACGCCAAGGTGGCCATCGTGGGCGTGGGCCCCATGAGCCGGTACCTGGCCCAGCGCCTGCCCGAGCGCGGCTTCCAGATCACCATGTCCAACCGCACCCTGGCCAAGGCCGAAGCCTTCGGCCTGCCCCTGGTGCCCCTGGCCCAGCTCCAGATGGACCCGGAGGGCTTCGACGCCGTGGTCACCGCCACCGCCAGCTCCGCCCCCCTCTTCACCAAGGGGAACTGGGAACGCCTGGACCGGCCGCCCGTGAAGCTGGTGGACCTGGCCCTCCCCTACGACACCGAACCGGAAATGGACGATATCCCCTGGGTCACCCGGGTGGATCTGTCCACCTTCCTGGCGGAGACGGAAGGCGGGCGCATGAAGAGGCGGGAAGCCGCCGTCCATGCGGAACCCTTCATCGTCGGCGCCGTGGAGCGCCTGCGCCGCCGCGCGGACGCCCGGATCCAGAAGCACGCCAACCGCACCGCCGCGGACCGCCTCACGGACGCGTGGGAGGCCATGGAGGCGGAAGCCGTGGCGCCCGGAAGCGTGCTCGCCGGTCTCGACCCCGCCCAGATGGAAGCCCTGGAGGCCCTCCTGAAGCGCGGCCGGACCCTGGCCTTCCGGGCCCTCAACCTTCAACGTGAGCCAGCCCTGGAAGGACGATGA
- a CDS encoding M20/M25/M40 family metallo-hydrolase, producing the protein MRGSLSLLLFLGFGAAALAGPAPEGPMAKVRAQASALAARALASDQAYRNLGSLCDDVGHRLSGSASYGRAVQWGLQAMRDAGLRNVHTEKVMVPHWVRNGESARMEAPTPQELSILGLGMSVPTPKGGITADVVVVSSLEELATLKDDQVKGRIVLFESPFKGYGPGARMRFSGASAAARKGAVAMLLRSVASLSFDTPHTGSLHYDADAPAIPAAAVSVENAMMMRRQWDRGQRIRVHLEMNCETLPDVEAANVVGELPGSSRPGEIVLVGGHLDSWDVGQGAQDDGVGCVLSLAAANLIHEQGLRPARTVRVVFFANEENGNRGGEAYLARHRSEMKDHVAAIETDSGNGLARGFSLELHAPEGGKAPDAQKALAVLSGLAPMLEPLEAGHLVLGHGGVDIEPSVMVGVPGLGMSHDTAKYWEVHHSKADTFDKINKEDLAKNSAILAVAVYALADIPGRLLEP; encoded by the coding sequence ATGCGCGGTTCCCTGTCCTTGCTTCTCTTCCTGGGGTTCGGCGCCGCCGCCCTGGCGGGGCCGGCCCCGGAGGGGCCCATGGCGAAGGTCCGCGCCCAGGCTTCGGCCCTGGCGGCCCGGGCCCTGGCCTCGGACCAGGCCTACCGCAACCTGGGATCCCTTTGCGACGACGTGGGGCACCGGCTCAGCGGATCGGCCAGCTACGGCAGAGCGGTGCAGTGGGGGCTCCAGGCCATGCGGGACGCGGGGCTCCGGAACGTCCACACCGAGAAGGTGATGGTCCCCCACTGGGTGCGCAACGGGGAATCGGCCCGCATGGAGGCGCCAACGCCACAGGAGCTCAGCATCCTGGGCCTGGGCATGAGCGTGCCCACCCCCAAGGGCGGCATCACGGCCGACGTGGTCGTGGTGTCCTCCCTGGAGGAGCTGGCCACCCTCAAGGACGACCAGGTCAAGGGGCGCATCGTCCTCTTCGAGTCCCCCTTCAAGGGCTACGGCCCGGGGGCGCGCATGCGCTTCTCGGGGGCCTCGGCGGCGGCGCGCAAGGGGGCGGTGGCCATGCTCCTGCGCTCCGTGGCCTCCCTGAGCTTCGACACGCCCCACACCGGCAGCCTCCACTACGACGCCGACGCCCCGGCCATCCCCGCGGCGGCCGTGAGCGTGGAGAACGCCATGATGATGCGCCGCCAGTGGGACCGGGGCCAGCGCATCCGGGTGCACCTGGAGATGAACTGCGAGACCCTCCCCGACGTGGAGGCCGCCAACGTCGTGGGCGAGCTCCCGGGCTCGTCCAGGCCGGGGGAGATCGTCCTCGTGGGCGGGCACCTGGATTCCTGGGACGTGGGGCAGGGGGCCCAGGACGACGGGGTGGGATGTGTCCTGTCCCTGGCCGCCGCGAACCTCATCCATGAGCAGGGCCTGAGGCCGGCCCGCACCGTGCGGGTGGTGTTCTTCGCCAACGAGGAGAACGGGAACCGGGGCGGGGAGGCCTACCTCGCCCGGCACCGGTCCGAAATGAAGGACCACGTGGCGGCCATCGAGACGGATTCGGGCAACGGCCTGGCCCGGGGCTTCTCCCTGGAGCTGCACGCCCCCGAGGGCGGGAAGGCCCCGGATGCCCAGAAGGCCCTGGCGGTGCTCTCGGGCCTGGCCCCCATGCTGGAGCCCCTGGAGGCCGGACACCTGGTGCTGGGCCACGGCGGCGTGGACATCGAACCGTCGGTGATGGTGGGGGTCCCCGGCCTGGGCATGAGCCACGACACCGCCAAGTACTGGGAGGTCCACCACTCCAAGGCCGACACCTTCGACAAGATCAACAAGGAGGACCTGGCGAAGAATTCCGCCATCCTCGCCGTGGCGGTGTACGCCCTGGCGGACATCCCCGGCCGGCTCCTGGAACCCTAG
- a CDS encoding RNA polymerase sigma factor — protein sequence MYEQDRQITEAVAREGSRLRNFIRRWVPDEADAEDVLQEVFFELVEAQRLMTPLREAGAWMFRVARNRITDLFRRRGREARAPFERDLDGEALALEEWLPSRDAGPEAAFARRVLLEELDAALEELPEDQRRVFVAHELEGRTFKELAAATGVPVNTLLSRKRYAVLHLRKRLRAIYEEYVDVQA from the coding sequence ATGTATGAACAGGATCGCCAGATCACCGAAGCCGTCGCCCGGGAGGGCTCCAGGCTCCGGAACTTCATCCGGCGGTGGGTGCCGGACGAGGCCGACGCGGAGGACGTCCTGCAGGAGGTCTTCTTCGAACTGGTGGAGGCCCAGCGGCTCATGACGCCGCTGCGCGAGGCGGGAGCCTGGATGTTCCGGGTGGCCCGCAACCGCATCACCGACCTCTTCCGGCGCCGGGGGCGGGAGGCGCGGGCCCCCTTCGAACGGGACCTGGACGGCGAGGCGCTGGCCCTGGAGGAATGGCTGCCCTCCCGGGACGCGGGCCCCGAAGCGGCCTTCGCCAGGCGGGTGCTGCTGGAGGAGCTGGACGCGGCTCTGGAGGAACTGCCCGAGGACCAGCGCCGGGTCTTCGTGGCCCACGAACTGGAAGGACGGACCTTCAAGGAACTGGCGGCGGCCACGGGCGTGCCCGTGAACACGCTGCTTTCGAGGAAACGATACGCGGTCCTGCACCTGCGCAAGCGGCTGCGGGCCATCTACGAGGAGTACGTCGATGTTCAGGCATAG
- a CDS encoding carboxypeptidase-like regulatory domain-containing protein: MVRLLLTLLLCLPALAGPVTGRVTDGERGLEGVRVYPDRPVRVRPGAHPPVAFTGAGGDFTLDLDPADTDVVVEKPGFQRDLVPRGELGSPVVLGRAPAHRKEKVLVVRLDFPDQAPLRTDAELRALFFGRGPGEATAANYFYEISKGSLELEEGAFLHLADTVHPAPRTDAQRGELVAWVLARLKTLDLKPFDRVNNRTGLPVPDGKPDHLWIVPPGPPGTVTQSRKELTAICLLEPLPWNRSVQWPAVFFTDETPLGFVVHEALHAMGENRVDDFYLDSRHPLTAGAWDVMDAGMFRGWDRFHPGAGPWQEDTAYSPSQPMGWVRTDLWYHGAFRDTVATRVVRRTWEGWMDPLERAPRDLPQRLVIPDPRRRGRFWELDVRRPLGFDRGRVGGRWGPGFEGLVVARVDPGLLTRGEPKGPVRILDAHPGTPEPPAPSYPGGRWQLDDAAYNLGPGEVPAGRDGPLAWDVLEADASGRLRIRVVLK; encoded by the coding sequence ATGGTACGTCTGCTCTTGACCCTCCTCCTGTGCCTGCCGGCCCTGGCCGGGCCCGTGACGGGCCGGGTCACCGACGGGGAGCGGGGCCTGGAGGGGGTCCGGGTCTACCCCGACCGCCCCGTGCGGGTGCGGCCCGGGGCCCACCCGCCCGTGGCCTTCACGGGGGCCGGGGGGGACTTCACCCTGGACCTGGATCCCGCCGACACCGACGTGGTGGTGGAGAAGCCCGGGTTCCAGCGGGACCTGGTCCCCCGGGGGGAGCTGGGCTCGCCCGTGGTCCTGGGCCGGGCCCCGGCCCACCGGAAGGAGAAAGTCCTGGTGGTGCGCCTGGACTTCCCGGACCAGGCCCCCCTTCGCACCGACGCGGAGCTGCGGGCCCTCTTCTTCGGCCGGGGGCCGGGGGAGGCCACCGCCGCCAACTACTTCTATGAGATCAGCAAGGGGAGCCTGGAACTGGAGGAGGGCGCCTTCCTCCACCTGGCCGACACCGTCCACCCCGCGCCCCGCACGGACGCCCAGCGGGGGGAGCTCGTCGCCTGGGTCCTGGCCCGGCTCAAGACCCTGGACCTGAAGCCCTTCGATCGGGTCAACAACCGCACCGGCCTCCCGGTTCCGGACGGCAAGCCCGATCACCTCTGGATCGTCCCCCCCGGCCCCCCCGGCACCGTGACCCAGAGCCGGAAGGAGCTCACCGCCATCTGCCTCCTGGAGCCCCTCCCCTGGAACCGCTCCGTGCAGTGGCCCGCGGTCTTCTTCACGGACGAGACGCCCCTGGGCTTCGTCGTGCACGAGGCCCTCCACGCCATGGGGGAGAACCGCGTGGACGACTTCTACCTGGATTCCCGGCACCCCCTCACCGCCGGCGCCTGGGACGTGATGGACGCCGGGATGTTCCGGGGCTGGGACCGTTTCCACCCCGGGGCGGGCCCCTGGCAGGAGGACACGGCCTACAGCCCCTCCCAGCCCATGGGCTGGGTGCGCACGGACCTCTGGTACCACGGCGCCTTCCGGGACACCGTGGCCACCCGGGTGGTGCGCCGGACCTGGGAGGGGTGGATGGACCCCCTGGAGCGGGCCCCCCGGGACCTGCCCCAGCGCCTGGTCATCCCCGACCCCCGCCGCCGGGGCCGGTTCTGGGAGCTGGACGTGCGCCGCCCCCTGGGCTTCGACCGGGGCCGGGTGGGGGGCCGCTGGGGCCCGGGCTTCGAAGGCCTCGTGGTGGCCCGGGTCGACCCCGGGCTCCTCACCCGAGGCGAGCCGAAGGGCCCCGTGCGCATCCTCGACGCCCACCCCGGGACCCCCGAGCCGCCCGCGCCCAGCTACCCCGGGGGCCGGTGGCAGCTGGACGACGCCGCCTACAACCTGGGCCCCGGCGAGGTCCCGGCGGGCCGGGACGGGCCCCTGGCCTGGGACGTTCTGGAGGCCGACGCCTCGGGCCGGCTCCGGATCCGGGTCGTTCTGAAATAG
- the lepA gene encoding translation elongation factor 4, producing MTESNLIRNFSIIAHIDHGKSTLADRLLELTNTIARRDMQAQILDDMELERERGITIKAHAVTLKYPAQDGQVYTLNLIDTPGHVDFTYEVSRSLAACEGAILVVDSTQGVEAQTLANTYLALENDLEVFPVLNKTDLPSSEPERVLEEINTVIGLVDTAHAVNVSAKTGENCLEVLEKIVQCIPPPKGDPKAPLQALVFDCHYDQYRGVVCLVRIVNGTLKAGETMHFMATGSDHRVDEVGVFSPKMTKVDELTVGEVGYVTGSIKTLADVKVGDTLTHALSNTTRPSTEMLKGFKELQPVVFAGIFPTNSEDYEGLRDAMDKLRLNDSSFKYEPETSQALGFGFRCGFLGLLHMEIVQERLEREFDLDLITTAPSVRYHVFLTDDTEVDVDNPAKLPPLPRIARIEEPIIEATILTRPDFVGGLLKLCEDRRGLQQRLEYVGKDRVMLVYELPLNEVVLDFYDKLKSISKGYASFDYHMKGYRESDLVKMDILVNGDPVDALSILVHRSKSQAMGHGLTVRMKEVIPQQMFDVAIQAAIGAKIIARTNVKARRKDVLAKCYGGDISRKKKLLAKQKEGKKRMKSIGSVDIPQDAFLAILKVEG from the coding sequence GTGACCGAATCCAACCTCATCCGCAATTTTTCCATCATCGCCCACATCGACCACGGGAAGTCCACCCTGGCCGACCGGCTCCTGGAGCTCACCAACACCATCGCCCGGCGGGATATGCAGGCCCAGATCCTGGATGACATGGAACTGGAGCGGGAGCGGGGCATCACCATCAAGGCCCACGCGGTGACCCTGAAGTACCCGGCCCAGGACGGCCAGGTGTACACCCTCAACCTCATCGACACCCCCGGGCACGTGGACTTCACCTACGAGGTGAGCCGGAGCCTGGCCGCGTGCGAGGGGGCCATCCTGGTGGTGGACTCCACCCAGGGCGTGGAGGCCCAGACCCTGGCCAACACCTACCTGGCCCTGGAGAACGACCTGGAGGTCTTCCCCGTCCTCAACAAGACCGACCTGCCCAGTTCCGAGCCCGAGCGGGTCCTGGAGGAGATCAACACCGTCATCGGCCTGGTGGACACGGCCCACGCCGTGAACGTCTCGGCCAAGACCGGCGAGAACTGCCTGGAGGTGCTGGAGAAGATCGTCCAGTGCATCCCGCCCCCCAAGGGAGACCCCAAGGCCCCGCTGCAGGCCCTGGTCTTCGACTGCCACTACGACCAGTACCGGGGCGTCGTCTGCCTCGTCCGCATCGTCAACGGGACCCTCAAGGCGGGCGAGACCATGCACTTCATGGCCACCGGCAGCGACCACCGGGTGGACGAGGTGGGCGTCTTCAGCCCCAAGATGACCAAGGTGGACGAGCTCACCGTGGGCGAGGTGGGCTACGTCACCGGCAGCATCAAGACCCTGGCCGACGTGAAGGTGGGCGACACCCTCACCCACGCCCTGTCCAACACCACCCGCCCCTCCACGGAGATGCTCAAGGGCTTCAAGGAGCTCCAGCCCGTGGTCTTCGCGGGGATCTTCCCCACCAACAGCGAGGACTACGAGGGCCTCCGCGACGCCATGGACAAGCTGCGGCTCAACGACAGCTCGTTCAAGTACGAGCCCGAGACCAGCCAGGCCCTGGGCTTCGGCTTCCGGTGCGGGTTCCTGGGGCTCCTGCACATGGAGATCGTCCAGGAGCGCCTGGAGCGGGAATTCGACCTGGACCTCATCACCACGGCCCCCTCGGTGCGCTACCACGTGTTCCTCACCGACGACACCGAGGTGGACGTGGACAACCCCGCCAAGCTGCCCCCCCTGCCCCGCATCGCGCGCATCGAGGAGCCCATCATCGAGGCCACCATCCTCACCCGCCCCGACTTCGTGGGCGGCCTCCTGAAGCTCTGCGAGGACCGGCGCGGCCTCCAGCAGCGCCTGGAGTACGTGGGCAAGGACCGGGTCATGCTCGTCTACGAGCTGCCCCTGAACGAGGTGGTGCTGGACTTCTACGACAAGCTCAAGTCCATCTCCAAGGGCTACGCCAGCTTCGACTACCACATGAAGGGCTACCGGGAATCCGACCTGGTGAAGATGGACATCCTCGTCAACGGCGACCCCGTGGACGCCCTCTCCATCCTGGTGCACCGCTCCAAGAGCCAGGCCATGGGCCACGGCCTCACGGTGCGCATGAAGGAGGTCATTCCCCAGCAGATGTTCGACGTGGCCATCCAGGCCGCCATCGGCGCCAAGATCATCGCCCGCACCAACGTCAAGGCCCGGCGCAAGGACGTGCTCGCCAAGTGCTACGGCGGCGACATCTCCCGCAAGAAGAAGCTCCTGGCCAAGCAGAAGGAAGGCAAGAAGCGCATGAAGTCCATCGGCAGCGTCGATATCCCGCAGGATGCCTTCCTGGCCATCCTCAAGGTGGAGGGCTGA
- a CDS encoding ATP-binding response regulator, translated as MSKIRVLVADDDSTNLALLVRVLSRAGMETVAAEDGSEALAHLRKAPESFDVVLMDLVMPRMNGFQVLKRMKANAQLKDLPVILQTASSAPEDIQRGMEAGAYYYLTKPFTQRVVLGIVRTAAQDIARIRVLHAEVERLGTPLSMMMTGRFRFRTLLECHELTNLLAKACPDPARIVTGLSELLVNALEHGNLGITYKEKGDLLERNGWKAEIVRRQALPENQDKWVEVEVTRHPDRIAFEVRDQGKGFDWQTYVKPNPTRLFDNHGRGIFMAKMDSFDRLEYLGDGNHVRAEVKLS; from the coding sequence ATGAGCAAGATCCGAGTCCTGGTCGCCGACGACGATTCCACGAACCTCGCGCTCCTGGTGCGGGTGCTGAGCAGGGCCGGCATGGAGACCGTGGCCGCCGAGGACGGCTCCGAGGCGCTGGCCCACCTGCGCAAGGCCCCGGAATCCTTCGACGTGGTCCTCATGGACCTGGTGATGCCCCGCATGAACGGCTTCCAGGTTCTCAAGCGCATGAAGGCCAACGCCCAGCTCAAGGACCTCCCTGTCATCCTCCAGACCGCCTCCAGCGCCCCCGAGGACATCCAGCGGGGCATGGAGGCCGGGGCCTACTACTACCTCACCAAGCCCTTCACCCAGCGGGTGGTGCTGGGCATCGTGCGCACCGCCGCCCAGGACATCGCCCGCATCCGGGTGCTCCACGCCGAGGTGGAGCGCCTGGGCACGCCCCTCTCCATGATGATGACGGGACGCTTCCGCTTCCGCACCCTCCTGGAATGCCACGAACTCACCAACCTCCTGGCCAAGGCCTGCCCCGACCCCGCCCGCATCGTCACGGGCCTTTCGGAGCTGCTCGTCAACGCCCTGGAGCACGGGAACCTGGGCATCACCTACAAGGAGAAGGGCGATCTCCTGGAGAGGAACGGCTGGAAGGCCGAGATCGTCCGCCGCCAGGCCCTCCCCGAGAACCAGGACAAGTGGGTGGAGGTGGAAGTCACCCGCCATCCCGACCGCATCGCCTTCGAGGTGCGGGACCAGGGCAAGGGCTTCGACTGGCAGACCTACGTGAAGCCGAACCCCACCCGGCTCTTCGACAACCATGGCCGGGGCATCTTCATGGCGAAGATGGACAGCTTCGACCGGCTGGAATACCTGGGGGACGGGAACCATGTGCGGGCCGAGGTGAAGCTGTCGTAG
- a CDS encoding VOC family protein, protein MANPENAIFYLEFPATDLPATKAFYHGVFGWTFTDYGPDYAAFEDGHMAGGFTRDEPGPGGAPLAVIFNKDLEAARERVVRGGGRIVKEIFGFPGGRRFHFADPSGNVLAVCTDVE, encoded by the coding sequence ATGGCCAACCCCGAGAACGCCATCTTCTACCTGGAATTCCCCGCCACGGACCTGCCGGCGACCAAGGCCTTCTACCACGGGGTCTTCGGCTGGACCTTCACGGACTACGGCCCGGACTACGCGGCCTTCGAGGACGGCCACATGGCCGGAGGCTTCACCCGGGACGAGCCGGGCCCGGGCGGCGCGCCCCTGGCCGTCATCTTCAACAAGGACCTGGAGGCCGCGAGGGAGCGGGTCGTCCGGGGCGGGGGCCGGATCGTGAAGGAGATCTTCGGGTTCCCCGGCGGCCGCCGCTTTCATTTCGCCGATCCCAGCGGGAACGTGCTCGCCGTCTGCACCGATGTGGAATAG